In Leptolyngbya sp. CCY15150, a genomic segment contains:
- a CDS encoding four helix bundle protein — translation MLDEQGLKQKTRGFAIQAIRLVETLPHGLSADELGRQFLRCSTTLGIFCRHTCWRSPQARLQQLHDTVYVAEECLYWLELLSESGFLANSKVETVIVDITEILAYCFHEIHHLDRSTAVDQGSDVVPHVDPFHI, via the coding sequence GTGTTGGACGAGCAAGGACTAAAGCAAAAAACTCGGGGCTTTGCCATACAAGCTATTCGGCTGGTAGAAACCTTACCCCATGGGCTATCAGCCGACGAACTCGGGCGACAATTTTTACGTTGTTCCACAACGCTGGGCATCTTTTGCCGCCACACCTGCTGGCGATCGCCCCAGGCTCGTCTTCAGCAACTGCACGATACTGTTTATGTGGCGGAGGAGTGTTTATACTGGCTGGAGCTGTTATCCGAGAGCGGCTTTTTAGCCAACAGCAAGGTCGAAACGGTGATCGTGGATATTACGGAGATCCTCGCCTACTGCTTCCACGAGATTCATCATCTCGATCGTTCCACAGCCGTTGATCAAGGTTCTGATGTCGTCCCCCATGTCGATCCATTTCATATATAG
- a CDS encoding DUF1796 family putative cysteine peptidase, with amino-acid sequence MYQFQLGAHTQPGECIGLVGNTPELGAWDPARCIRLQTSRDRYPLWWTDLTIQLGDRSQLEYKYIRLHPDGQVEWESWGSNRWVPIEPIAGADADTWVVDDGVFGYVQPYPFSYPLVPVREPAPSSTGLKVVALGSSVAAGHKAWRLQGWAQQLAQTMQPRGQIWVNRSEVGASVTRTIARFASVVAPERPDVVILALSLGNEGFAHCPPEERSLLQQRFEHGLKRLIAMVRALGAQPVLGDVYAHNDYTSDHAAYLWETHRRMMAWGVPVLDWLDAIADDQGRWKPCISYDPAHPNTLGHQRMYEAALAVLDQQTLGSDRLPEVDQPTFRDAAGFELSVSPDGQAITIRNASSYEYDLTPEWTSLHTALGQTYLIPGLYLTTQPQPGQMPFLFVQDDGAIASSMVVPPGCCLTYHAAYTESPGQANLLFYDGQLGILKQDDQHLWIMNESEYEFNIHPMWQAVRRSLRAIPPGVYSDPLEPDAPFRTLMIGPDGLESRAKISPRSAILFRYQCALSDVNRVAILPLGDRCAVRMMLYKMGYDGPAFPFDLTRTTLISDVADMIENRFADMWNPDLLHYSPSAGRIYHTKWTGLSFAHEVDESDRPLDDMTPIYQRMRRRYTSRSDRFWYTLNHCDKVLFIRTGWADRDGVLDLVGKLEAQCQGKPFHLLLLSPQRSSEFSDMPHVLHYSQEFNPDRMYDDLDHWLDRTEILRNILESLGVSSKNLFWCPPTVPSLSLQ; translated from the coding sequence ATGTATCAATTTCAACTTGGTGCCCATACCCAGCCGGGTGAATGCATTGGTCTTGTGGGCAATACCCCTGAGCTAGGAGCTTGGGATCCTGCCCGCTGCATTCGCCTTCAGACGAGTCGCGATCGCTATCCCCTATGGTGGACAGATCTAACCATCCAGCTCGGCGATCGCTCCCAGTTAGAGTACAAATATATCCGCCTGCATCCCGATGGACAGGTTGAATGGGAATCCTGGGGCTCAAACCGCTGGGTGCCTATCGAGCCCATAGCTGGGGCAGATGCCGACACTTGGGTCGTTGATGATGGCGTCTTTGGCTATGTCCAGCCTTATCCATTTAGTTATCCGCTGGTGCCTGTGCGTGAGCCTGCACCTTCGTCTACCGGGCTCAAGGTGGTGGCGTTAGGTAGCTCTGTAGCGGCAGGGCATAAGGCTTGGCGGCTGCAGGGCTGGGCGCAGCAGTTGGCGCAGACGATGCAGCCACGAGGGCAGATCTGGGTGAACCGATCGGAGGTGGGTGCCTCGGTGACCCGCACGATCGCTCGCTTTGCGTCTGTCGTTGCCCCCGAGCGCCCGGATGTGGTCATCCTAGCCCTATCGTTGGGGAATGAAGGGTTTGCCCATTGTCCTCCTGAAGAGCGATCGCTGCTGCAGCAACGATTTGAGCATGGCTTGAAACGACTGATAGCCATGGTGCGGGCCCTAGGAGCCCAGCCGGTTTTGGGGGATGTCTATGCCCACAATGACTACACGTCTGACCATGCTGCTTACCTATGGGAGACCCATCGCCGCATGATGGCTTGGGGAGTGCCGGTTTTAGACTGGTTGGATGCGATCGCCGATGATCAAGGGCGCTGGAAGCCCTGTATTTCCTACGATCCAGCTCATCCCAATACCCTAGGACATCAAAGGATGTATGAGGCGGCGCTGGCTGTGTTAGACCAGCAGACCTTGGGGAGCGATCGCCTGCCCGAGGTCGATCAGCCCACCTTCCGCGATGCTGCTGGCTTTGAGCTGTCGGTGAGTCCTGATGGTCAGGCGATCACGATCCGCAACGCATCATCCTACGAGTATGACCTCACCCCAGAGTGGACGTCTCTGCATACCGCCCTAGGGCAAACGTATCTCATTCCAGGACTCTATCTCACCACCCAGCCTCAGCCGGGGCAGATGCCATTCCTATTTGTTCAAGACGACGGGGCGATCGCCTCCTCCATGGTTGTGCCGCCTGGCTGCTGCCTGACCTACCACGCTGCCTATACGGAGTCTCCAGGTCAGGCCAATCTGCTGTTTTATGATGGGCAGTTGGGAATCCTCAAGCAGGATGATCAGCATCTGTGGATCATGAATGAGTCCGAGTATGAGTTCAATATCCATCCGATGTGGCAGGCAGTACGGCGATCGCTACGGGCTATACCCCCTGGCGTTTACAGCGATCCGCTTGAGCCCGATGCACCGTTTCGCACCCTGATGATTGGCCCAGATGGCTTAGAAAGTCGAGCTAAGATATCGCCACGATCGGCCATTTTATTTCGCTACCAATGTGCCTTATCTGATGTCAACCGTGTAGCCATCCTTCCCCTAGGCGATCGCTGCGCTGTGCGGATGATGCTCTACAAAATGGGTTACGACGGCCCAGCCTTTCCGTTTGACCTAACTCGCACAACTCTCATATCTGATGTGGCGGATATGATCGAAAATCGCTTCGCCGACATGTGGAATCCAGATCTGCTGCACTATAGCCCCAGCGCCGGCCGAATCTATCATACCAAATGGACAGGGCTCTCCTTTGCCCATGAAGTAGACGAGAGCGATCGCCCCCTAGACGATATGACGCCCATCTATCAGCGAATGCGGCGACGGTATACATCTCGCTCTGATCGGTTTTGGTATACGCTCAACCACTGCGATAAGGTGCTCTTTATCCGAACGGGCTGGGCTGATCGAGATGGAGTGCTTGATCTCGTGGGAAAGCTAGAAGCACAGTGTCAGGGTAAACCATTCCATCTGCTGCTGCTGTCTCCTCAACGATCGAGCGAATTTTCCGACATGCCCCACGTTCTCCACTATAGCCAAGAGTTCAACCCTGACCGGATGTATGACGATTTAGATCATTGGCTTGACCGCACGGAAATTTTACGCAATATTTTGGAGTCCCTAGGCGTATCAAGTAAGAATCTGTTTTGGTGCCCGCCTACGGTGCCGTCGCTGTCGCTGCAGTGA
- a CDS encoding MBL fold metallo-hydrolase, which produces MLFRQLFDPETSTYTYLVADPETGDAVLIDPVLEQVERDMKLLSELHLTLRYCLETHIHADHITGTGKLRQLTACKGIVPERAEAACADRHIADGENVHVGSIVIQAIATPGHTDSHMSYWINGDRVLTGDSLLIRGCGRTDFQSGDAGTLYDHITQKLFTLADDTLVYPGHDYRGQTVSTIGEEKRYNPRLAGHDRDQFVTLMNNLNLPDPKKIAEAVPANQKCGNAVTTLRQG; this is translated from the coding sequence ATGTTGTTTCGTCAACTCTTCGACCCAGAGACGAGTACCTATACGTATTTGGTGGCGGATCCTGAAACTGGAGACGCCGTGCTCATAGACCCAGTGTTGGAGCAGGTGGAGCGTGATATGAAACTTCTAAGCGAGCTCCATCTAACGCTGCGCTACTGTTTGGAAACCCATATCCACGCCGACCATATCACCGGCACCGGCAAGCTACGCCAATTGACGGCATGTAAGGGCATTGTGCCGGAGCGGGCCGAGGCTGCCTGTGCCGATCGCCACATTGCTGATGGAGAAAACGTTCATGTGGGGAGTATTGTCATTCAGGCGATCGCCACTCCAGGGCACACCGACAGTCACATGAGCTATTGGATCAACGGCGATCGCGTGTTGACCGGTGACTCTCTGCTGATTCGCGGCTGTGGACGTACGGACTTTCAAAGTGGGGATGCGGGCACGCTGTACGACCACATCACCCAGAAGCTATTTACCTTGGCGGATGACACGCTGGTGTATCCAGGGCACGACTATCGCGGCCAGACGGTGTCCACCATTGGCGAAGAGAAGCGCTACAATCCGCGACTTGCAGGTCACGATCGCGATCAATTTGTGACCTTGATGAATAACCTTAACTTACCCGATCCTAAAAAGATTGCTGAAGCTGTTCCTGCTAACCAGAAGTGTGGCAATGCCGTGACGACTCTGCGCCAAGGTTAA
- a CDS encoding class I SAM-dependent methyltransferase → MLSLLLSDSTYASFLDSVTETCPTGIMRSLNEHILFPLRRHYLTQILAAHFQDQQSVLDLGASNGILAARLQKSLAKRHQTIDMIGCDVHVPSKTYIPVVQYDGQQVPFADNTFDVVLMTDMLHHTHNPLQMLQEAKRVSRQYILIKDHYWKSPKDFTRLKFADYIGNEPYGIHLPYNFLSQTDWTHLIEQQCGLSIEHQRTFRFNLVDPCKHILFLLKLK, encoded by the coding sequence ATGCTTAGCCTCCTTTTATCTGATTCAACCTATGCATCATTTCTGGATAGTGTCACGGAAACCTGCCCCACTGGCATCATGCGATCGCTCAATGAACATATCTTATTTCCGCTACGCCGCCATTACCTCACGCAGATTTTAGCAGCACACTTCCAAGACCAGCAGAGTGTTTTAGACCTAGGCGCATCGAATGGAATACTGGCAGCCAGACTACAGAAATCCTTAGCGAAGCGCCATCAAACGATTGATATGATTGGATGTGATGTACATGTGCCATCCAAAACCTATATCCCAGTGGTGCAGTATGATGGACAGCAAGTGCCCTTTGCAGACAATACCTTTGATGTGGTGTTGATGACAGACATGCTGCATCATACCCACAATCCACTACAGATGCTACAAGAGGCGAAGCGAGTATCTCGCCAATATATTTTAATTAAAGATCATTATTGGAAAAGCCCTAAAGATTTTACTCGCCTGAAATTTGCAGACTATATTGGCAATGAACCCTACGGCATTCACTTACCCTATAATTTCCTAAGTCAAACAGATTGGACACATTTGATCGAACAGCAGTGTGGCTTGTCCATTGAGCACCAGAGAACGTTCCGATTTAACCTGGTTGATCCCTGCAAGCATATTCTATTTCTGCTGAAACTAAAATGA
- a CDS encoding rhodanese-like domain-containing protein, whose protein sequence is MTILKTPSLKTIDAYTLQQELESDRVLLVDVRERSEYRGEHIPNAYSLPLSNFKPEQLPKGDRSVVLYCQTGNRSAEAAKRLFADQWSEVIHLDGGLQAWKAAGQATVVNPNAPISIMRQVQIIAGTLVLTGTLLGAFVSPAFLLLSGFVGAGLTFAGVSGTCMMATLLGKLPYNR, encoded by the coding sequence ATGACGATCCTTAAAACCCCTTCCCTGAAAACCATTGACGCTTATACCCTTCAGCAAGAACTGGAGAGCGATCGCGTCCTGCTTGTGGATGTACGAGAACGTAGTGAATATCGCGGTGAACATATTCCTAATGCTTACTCGTTGCCCTTATCGAATTTTAAGCCTGAACAACTCCCTAAGGGCGATCGCTCCGTGGTGCTCTATTGCCAAACCGGTAACCGTTCTGCCGAAGCTGCTAAGCGCCTCTTTGCAGATCAGTGGTCGGAGGTGATCCATCTAGATGGCGGCCTACAGGCTTGGAAAGCGGCTGGGCAAGCCACCGTTGTCAATCCCAACGCTCCCATTAGCATCATGCGGCAGGTGCAAATTATTGCTGGAACCTTGGTATTAACCGGTACCTTGCTGGGAGCCTTTGTATCTCCTGCCTTTTTGCTCCTGAGCGGGTTTGTGGGAGCTGGCTTGACCTTTGCTGGCGTCAGCGGCACCTGCATGATGGCCACTCTGCTGGGAAAACTTCCCTACAACCGCTAG
- a CDS encoding sulfite exporter TauE/SafE family protein: MVLIIVGYLLAGLIGLSLGLIGGGGSILAVPVLVYVMGVPAKAAIAMSLVIVGVVSLVGAIPHWRMGNVRFKTALLFGPAAMVGAYLGARLAALPWITETVQMGLFAITMLAAALLMIRKRGNPEAIALEAASHPHKHRWIWIAVEGLAVGVLTGLVGVGGGFAIVPALVLLGNVPMKQATGTSLLIIAMKSVTGFLGYLGQVTLDWPLMLGFTLAATLGMVLGVQLLPSIKAQHLQKGFGYLLFAMAGFILWQNLSP, encoded by the coding sequence ATGGTTCTGATAATCGTTGGCTATCTCTTAGCGGGTCTCATTGGGCTAAGTTTGGGGTTAATTGGCGGTGGTGGGTCGATTTTGGCGGTGCCCGTGCTGGTCTATGTGATGGGTGTGCCCGCCAAGGCAGCGATCGCCATGTCACTGGTGATTGTGGGGGTGGTCAGCCTAGTGGGCGCAATTCCCCATTGGCGCATGGGCAATGTACGCTTCAAAACGGCTCTGCTCTTTGGCCCAGCGGCGATGGTGGGTGCTTACCTGGGCGCACGATTGGCAGCCCTGCCGTGGATTACTGAAACAGTGCAGATGGGGTTGTTTGCCATCACCATGCTGGCGGCAGCCCTGTTGATGATTCGTAAGCGTGGCAATCCAGAGGCGATCGCCCTTGAAGCTGCCTCCCATCCCCACAAGCACCGCTGGATTTGGATCGCGGTGGAAGGTTTAGCGGTTGGCGTCTTAACTGGTTTGGTGGGTGTGGGCGGCGGATTTGCGATTGTGCCTGCCCTGGTGCTCTTGGGAAATGTGCCCATGAAACAGGCAACGGGCACGTCACTGTTGATTATTGCCATGAAGTCGGTGACAGGTTTCCTAGGCTATTTAGGACAGGTGACCCTAGACTGGCCCCTGATGCTTGGCTTTACCCTGGCCGCGACGCTAGGCATGGTGCTGGGCGTTCAGCTTCTCCCGTCAATCAAGGCGCAGCATCTGCAAAAAGGATTTGGCTATTTACTGTTTGCCATGGCTGGGTTCATTCTCTGGCAGAACCTATCGCCCTAG